From the Mesotoga prima MesG1.Ag.4.2 genome, the window AGAAGTTGAGCTGGTTACGGCTACCATAAGATCCTTCAAGTTCACACTGCCATTTGTTGTCGATGCGTCAAACTCAGCCTTCAGAGAGTCATCTACTAAGAGGTTCACTTGTCCGTTAGTGGTCATTATTTCGAAAACACCTGTTTCGGGCAGAAGGGCGTCGCATAGTATTCTTGCGTTGGAAGTTTTCAAGTAATTTTCGCTGCCAAAGAGAGTGCTCTCGGTGATTGTGATGGCGCCATTTGTAGTACTTACCGAAAGGTTCAGATCTCCATCTTCGATTGTAACTGGCGCATTGCTTGTTTCGATCACAAAACTTCCGCTAATTCTTCTTCCGTTGAACGATCCGTTAGTAGATCTAAGTTCCATTGTCCCAGCTGAATCTTCAACAAAAATGGGCGCATTGGATGTCTCAAGCGTGACAGCTCCCGAGGCGGAGATCAATTCCAGACCTCCGTTGCTGCTTCTGCCACTTATAGAAGCTGCGATCGACTTGAAAGTCATTGCACCGTTACTGGTTCTTACTTTTATGTCTTCGAGATGCTTTTTCGGGACACTCAAATATATCGAGGCTCCCTGACCTCTCAGTTCATTTGTTTTCTGAAGTACGGGAGTAACTATCATCAGTTTCCCTTCTTCAATACTAATAACTGGAGTCGTTTTCTTAAGGTACTTATCTTCAAGGTCTTCATTCGAAACCCAAATCGATTGCTCGACAAGTATCTCTATGTAGTCTTTGTCCCAACCTGTCACCGCGACCTTGCCGTTTATCGTTTCAACTTCGATAAACTTAGTGTTCTCGGTAATTGTCTCCGTGAAACTTCTGGTGAATTTTATTCCGGTGATCGACCAGTCGGAAGACATACCGAATCTCGCTATTTCGGGACGAAGGATTACAGCTATACCAATAAGCAGAAGCCCTATTCCAAGCAGTAAACCTGCGACTGCCAAACCCTTGCTTCCACAAGTTCTCATCATAGAACCACTCCTAGCCAATGTTCACTCGAAACTACTCTGCAGAATATATCATCCATCAACGCAGATTTCAACTTATCACATAATTTCTCAATCTAAGTTCCCAACTTTTCATTCATCC encodes:
- a CDS encoding DUF4097 family beta strand repeat-containing protein codes for the protein MMRTCGSKGLAVAGLLLGIGLLLIGIAVILRPEIARFGMSSDWSITGIKFTRSFTETITENTKFIEVETINGKVAVTGWDKDYIEILVEQSIWVSNEDLEDKYLKKTTPVISIEEGKLMIVTPVLQKTNELRGQGASIYLSVPKKHLEDIKVRTSNGAMTFKSIAASISGRSSNGGLELISASGAVTLETSNAPIFVEDSAGTMELRSTNGSFNGRRISGSFVIETSNAPVTIEDGDLNLSVSTTNGAITITESTLFGSENYLKTSNARILCDALLPETGVFEIMTTNGQVNLLVDDSLKAEFDASTTNGSVNLKDLMVAVTSSTSTSMKGNLNGGNGLLITLKTSNSNIMIENRRSDD